A single genomic interval of Patescibacteria group bacterium harbors:
- a CDS encoding sigma-70 family RNA polymerase sigma factor has protein sequence MKTLILGDEVEKEEFLYPEEISNKQRTNSLRLYLKDIGGSNKTLLSQEEEIQISKTIENAYFEMAKILFSNDFGLSEFRKLFKKSKIIEIEKFIRIGTSFSKDVIVQGKEKLRLIMKQVYKTRELNLEERNSLTRQIVEFDLQYRYINEIEGRFRKLMEIKEDEKIMRKTGLSRDVLLENLREIDNLRQIIKSATEIMLEGNLRLSVYMAKKYKDRGVELSDLISVGNNGLRRAITTFDYRRKFKFSTYATWWIRQEMITLINQQGTSLCLPVNLQVDIRHFNLIEKELKSKLGRDIDPVGRDLKKIAKIMKVSPERVKEIVTLIHKNMVVSIESPIDGEGATIGDLIPQKYEDESMTHLHNTWAAEKAMEILERLREEKKVSMIEYKTFVLRYPLGNKQQMTLDEIGVIFNLSRERIRQIEIRVKEKLSYHRREIRAAYRQ, from the coding sequence GTAGAAAAGGAAGAATTTTTATACCCCGAAGAGATTAGTAATAAACAAAGGACAAATTCGCTTCGTCTGTATCTTAAAGATATAGGGGGAAGTAATAAAACCTTGCTTTCTCAAGAGGAAGAAATTCAGATTTCCAAAACCATAGAGAATGCCTATTTTGAGATGGCAAAAATTCTTTTTTCTAACGATTTTGGTCTTAGTGAGTTCAGAAAGCTCTTTAAGAAATCAAAGATAATTGAGATTGAAAAATTCATTAGAATAGGCACTTCATTTTCCAAAGATGTTATTGTCCAAGGGAAAGAAAAATTAAGGTTAATCATGAAACAGGTCTATAAGACAAGAGAGCTGAATTTGGAAGAGAGAAATTCTCTTACTCGGCAAATAGTGGAATTTGATTTACAATATCGTTATATTAACGAGATTGAAGGGAGATTCAGGAAATTAATGGAAATAAAAGAAGACGAAAAAATAATGAGAAAAACCGGTTTAAGCAGAGATGTCCTTCTTGAAAATCTTAGAGAGATTGATAATCTTAGACAGATAATCAAAAGTGCCACGGAAATAATGTTAGAGGGCAATCTCAGATTATCCGTTTATATGGCGAAAAAGTATAAAGATAGAGGGGTTGAACTTTCCGACCTGATTTCCGTTGGGAACAATGGGTTAAGAAGAGCAATAACCACTTTTGACTATAGAAGAAAATTTAAATTTTCTACTTATGCCACTTGGTGGATTAGACAAGAAATGATAACATTAATCAACCAACAGGGAACCTCATTGTGTTTGCCGGTTAATTTGCAGGTTGATATAAGACATTTCAATCTTATCGAGAAAGAATTGAAAAGTAAATTGGGAAGAGACATAGATCCGGTGGGAAGAGATCTCAAAAAGATTGCCAAGATAATGAAGGTTTCTCCTGAAAGAGTAAAAGAGATAGTAACTTTGATTCATAAGAATATGGTCGTCTCAATAGAGAGTCCAATCGATGGTGAAGGGGCAACTATAGGGGATTTAATTCCGCAAAAGTATGAAGACGAAAGTATGACTCATCTTCATAATACTTGGGCGGCGGAAAAGGCTATGGAAATACTCGAGAGACTGAGAGAAGAGAAGAAAGTCTCAATGATAGAATATAAAACTTTCGTATTAAGGTATCCGCTCGGGAATAAACAGCAGATGACTTTGGACGAAATTGGCGTAATTTTTAATCTCTCCAGAGAGAGAATCCGCCAGATTGAAATTAGAGTTAAGGAAAAGCTTTCATATCATAGAAGGGAGATTAGAGCGGCTTATCGTCAATAA